Proteins encoded within one genomic window of Corvus moneduloides isolate bCorMon1 chromosome 20, bCorMon1.pri, whole genome shotgun sequence:
- the TLCD3A gene encoding TLC domain-containing protein 3A, which translates to MWRTLALASAFFPGLFILCIRLLRWAAPGWSLKDRILLSGRLVSTVQATMATVSGITVVLSCKNVVHDRHWLAVEYIWVLVPYMTYDIYVMYLCHWHKSQEKGILEKKHSLASVWSFLLQERLMVTHHLFILIVLTPITQHFRGELGDFFVGCIFTAELSTPFVSLGKILMQLKMQDTLLHKVNGILILVTFFLCRILLFPFMYAAYARQVGIPVYLVPFRIPLHCNIANASLIAPQLYWFRLICRKAARLYGGSPAHRSR; encoded by the exons ATGTGGCGGACGCTGGCCCTCGCCTCCGCCTTCTTCCCGGGGCTCTTCATCCTCTGCATCCGGTTGTTGCGCTGGGCCGCCCCGGGATGGAGCCTCAAGGACCGCATCCTCCTCAGCGGCAG GCTGGTGTCAACGGTCCAAGCCACGATGGCAACGGTGTCGGGGATCACGGTTGTCCTCAGCTGCAAGAACGTGGTGCATGACAG gcaCTGGCTGGCCGTGGAGTACATCTGGGTCCTGGTTCCCTACATGACCTACGACATCTACGTCATGTACCTCTGCCACTGGCACAAGAGCCAGGAGAAGGGCATCCTGGAGAAGAAGCACTCGCTGGCCAGTGTGTGGAGCTTCCTCCTGCAGGAGCGGCTGATGGTGACCCACCACCTCTTCATCCTCATCGTGCTCACCCCCATCACCCAG CACTTCAGGGGAGAGTTGGGGGACTTCTTTGTGGGCTGCAtcttcacagcagagctgagcacgCCTTTCGTATCACTGGGCAAAATCCTCATGCAG ctcAAAATGCAGGACACGCTGCTGCACAAGGTGAACGGGATCCTCATCCTGGTGACCTTCTTCCTGTGCCgcatcctcctcttccccttcatGTACGCGGCCTACGCCCGCCAGGTGGGGATCCCGGTGTACCTGGTGCCGTTCCGCATCCCCCTGCACTGCAACATCGCCAACGCCTCCCTCATCGCCCCCCAGCTCTACTGGTTCAGGCTCATCTGCCGCAAGGCCGCCCGCCTCTACGGCGGCTCTCCCGCCCACCGCAGCAGATAA
- the GEMIN4 gene encoding gem-associated protein 4 — MEPAERGAAAGPGPGPGPGCAAGPWAVGEETAILHGGFLLAARLLQPRPLRELRKADWPRAGVPITDALREIGERCPSPLGRGLWEKEAVAIVWAKILLPAPPAASLEWGWKDDGFFSVGAMIPDVNHTALFELVKALGVPRLFVQLLLALPPDVCRGQLENLVEYISSETSPSDVRFLLDVWWEVMKHQEGQEDATVSAFSALIHQHGAEPSLEDGLQPPKRFKGDPGNPPGATGLPMLLLEGLKQIRGSIAQPRLRCYALANLAELLCLSSGLGPGASPLPITEYLAKVSAMVSLWGSDTDSQYHPCGLAEKVREAERSVSLLPLTRLSREELFVGLDLLCSFLQAWGEELQDTLKGSEELCYESYRLLDTLTTLGKNLDFLSETGDLGEGEAQVVLELTQLTKDFLRDTSAVLKGLDTSLESSVAMAIIAQRLDRHVDVCSVFASEKTWAFSKAWVECLVKNKALFQNPELVLKLLEMLVNFSTSHHDKEARELQMEVTKAIVECYTELSLTDKNQVISGVLASWGGQGLSQNVQVVRDGFQEDLNVTFNQITKSVSDEGLTRAVASVARLTLLYPEATVKQVCHLAVVNLGAHQFLAQILCSFSALSFLESHEDPGRPRSLVVRCLEEAVWGKLSTAREEEQFLQFLAFLMQPGSATPLVSPAEVAKAFVLPYLKSDSPQIELSLQILSKVLGIPSCSEEHWIKSCHPFPLLLSLCKLLDGYTKHWHQPKEQLFPSLETKDLILNILCQLCELVGPETVPSPELWVQSLAWLHRKVAPLDWTVGLRLKKLYGDHFKNEVPATLFEICRLPEDEWTSQSLPAYGPGSGLLAWMECCCVSPALRDTMLALLTVNVDNPEEVNLFSKGFLVALIQVLPWCSHGEWKRLVPVVEQLLQRQVLHVPYTLEYVQHMPLLNLRPFACHLQLSVLFLRGFQLLCSSSCSSWLLPEAWLHVVQLYCASLTDLLASVKATARAPCHPAEDGAGTQEVSFVCIQMFCHLLHVAAMLPAGGCGEPLLVVALEVLSQYEASSSADAAPCAALRRANERQFLESITDNVGHEELRSTLLQKLSKLGAHSER; from the coding sequence ATGGAGCCGGCGGagcgcggggcggccgcggggccggggccggggccggggccgggctgtgccgcGGGGCCGTGGGCCGTGGGCGAGGAGACGGCGATCCTGCACGGCGGCTTCCTGCTGGCCGCCCGCCTGCTGCAGCCGCGGCCGCTGCGGGAGCTGCGCAAAGCCGACTGGCCCCGCGCGGGCGTGCCCATCACCGACGCGCTGCGCGAGATCGGCGAGCGCTGCCCCTCGCCGCTGGGCCGCGGCCTCTGGGAGAAGGAGGCCGTGGCCATCGTCTGGGCGAAAATCTTGCTGCCCGCCCCACCCGCCGCCTCGCTGGAATGGGGCTGGAAGGATGACGGGTTCTTCTCCGTGGGCGCGATGATCCCCGATGTCAACCACACCGCCCTCTTCGAGCTGGTCAAGGCGCTGGGAGTGCCGCGGCTCTtcgtgcagctgctgctggcgctGCCTCCAGATGTGTGCCGGGGACAGCTGGAGAACTTGGTGGAGTACATCTCCAGCGAGACATCCCCGTCGGACGTCAGGTTCTTGTTGGACGTGTGGTGGGAGGTGATGAAGCaccaggagggacaggaggatgCGACGGTGTCTGCGTTCAGCGCTCTCATACATCAGCACGGGGCTGAGCCCTCCCTGGAGGATGGTCTGCAGCCCCCGAAGAGGTTCAAGGGTGACCCTGGGAACCCCCCAGGTGCCACTGGGCTGCcgatgctgctgctggaggggttAAAGCAGATCCGAGGCAGCATCGCCCAGCCCCGCTTGAGGTGCTACGCCCTGGCCaacctggctgagctgctgtgcctgtCCTCTGGGCTGGGGCCAGGGGCCAGCCCCCTGCCCATCACAGAGTACCTGGCCAAGGTCAGTGCCATGGTCAGCCTCTGGGGCAGTGACACTGACAGCCAGTACCACCCCTGCGGGCTGGCAGAGAAGGtgagggaagcagagagaagCGTGAGCCTCCTGCCCCTGACCAGACTCTCTCGTGAGGAGCTCTTTGTTGGCTTGGACTTGCTCTGCAGCTTCTTACAGgcctggggagaggagctgcaggacactCTGAAGGGCTCTGAGGAGCTGTGTTACGAGAGCTACCGGCTCCTGGACACTCTGACCACCCTTGGGAAGAACCTGGATTTCCTCTCAGAGACCGGAGACCTGGGGGAGGGCGAAGCACAGGTAGTGTTAGAGCTGACACAGCTCACCAAGGACTTTCTCAGGGACACCAGTGCTGTCCTGAAGGGTTTGGACACCAGCCTCGAGTCTTCAGTTGCCATGGCAATCATTGCCCAAAGGCTGGACCGCCATGTGGACGTGTGCTCTGTTTTTGCATCTGAAAAGACCTGGGCTTTTTCAAAGGCCTGGGTCGAGTGCCTCGTGAAAAACAAAGCTCTGTTCCAGAACCCTGAGCTAGTTTTGAAActgctggagatgctggtgAACTTTTCCACGTCCCACCATGACAAGGAGGCCCGAGAGCTGCAGATGGAAGTGACCAAAGCCATCGTGGAGTGTTACACTGAGCTTTCTTTAACTGATAAAAACCAAGTGATCTCAGGTGTCCTGGCGTCCTGGGGTGGCCAAGGTCTGTCCCAGAACGTGCAGGTTGTCAGGGATGGGTTCCAGGAGGACCTGAATGTGACTTTCAACCAGATCACAAAGAGTGTGTCTGATGAGGGCCTGACCAGGGCTGTGGCTTCTGTGGCCAGGCTGACGCTGCTGTACCCCGAGGCCACAGTGAAGCAGGTTTGTCATCTTGCTGTGGTCAACCTCGGAGCACACCAGTTCCTCGCCCAAATCCTCTGCTCCTTCTCAGCACTGAGCTTCCTGGAGAGCCATGAGGATCCAGGCAGGCCACGCAGCCTGGTGGTGAGGTGTCTGGAGGAGGCAGTGTGGGGGAAGCTTTCCACGGCGAGGGAAGAGGAGCAATTCCTTCAGTTCCTGGCCTTTCTCATGCAGCCAGGCTCAGCCACCCCACTTGTGTCACCTGCAGAGGTGGCCAAAGCCTTTGTCCTTCCCTATTTGAAGTCAGACTCTCCTCAGATTGAGCTGAGCCTGCAGATCCTCAGTAAGGTTTTGGGAATACCGTCCTGTTCAGAAGAGCACTGGATCAAATCCTGCCACCCGTTCCCACTTCTCCTCAGCCTCTGCAAACTTCTGGATGGTTACACCAAACACTGGCATCAGCCTAAggagcagctcttcccttccctggagaCCAAAGACCTGATTCTGAACATCCTTTGCCAGCTGTGCGAGTTGGTGGGACCAGAGACCGTCCCCTCCCCGGAGCTGTGGGTGCAGTCGCTGGCCTGGCTCCACAGGAAGGTGGCACCACTGGACTGGACTGTCGGGCTCCGTCTGAAGAAGCTTTACGGGGACCACTTCAAGAACGAGGTCCCGGCGACGCTGTTTGAGATCTGCAGGCTCCCTGAGGACGAATGGACATCCCAGTCCTTGCCAGCCTACGGGCCGGGCAGCGGGCTGCTGGCGTGGATGGAGTGCTGCTGCGTGTCCCCAGCGCTCAGGGACACGATGCTGGCGCTGCTCACCGTCAACGTGGACAACCCTGAAGAAGTGAATCTCTTCAGCAAGGGCTTCCTGGTGGCCCTCATCCAGGTGCTGCCTTGGTGCAGCCACGGCGAGTGGAAGAGGCTCGTGCCCGtggtggagcagctgctgcagcggCAGGTGCTGCACGTGCCCTACACGCTGGAGTACGTGCAGCACATGCCCCTGCTCAACCTCCGCCCCTTCGCCTGCCACCTCCAGCTCTCCGTGCTCTTCCTGCGGggcttccagctcctctgcagctccagctgctcctcctggctgctgccagaggcctggcTCCACGTGGTGCAGCTGTACTGCGCCAGCCTGACCGACTTGCTGGCCTCCGTCAAGGCCACGGCGAGAGCCCCGTGTCACCCCGCCGAGGACGGCGCCGGCACGCAGGAGGTGTCCTTTGTGTGCATCCAGATGTTCTGTCACCTGCTGCACGTGGCTGCCATGCTGccggccgggggctgcggggagcCGCTGCTGGTGGTGGCCCTGGAGGTGCTGTCGCAGTACGAGGCGTCCAGCAGCGCCGACGCGGCTCCCTGCGCCGCGCTGCGCAGAGCCAACGAGAGGCAATTCCTGGAGTCCATCACGGACAACGTGGGGCACGAGGAGCTGCGCAGCACCCTCCTGCAGAAGCTCAGCAAGCTGGGAGCGCACTCAGAGCGCTGA